Proteins from a single region of Streptomyces glaucescens:
- a CDS encoding VOC family protein, whose product MAENRASAHQEGYTEGVPCWLDAQLADVAAGKRFYGELFGWTFEESYGGSVWALSEGEPVAALAQKTDGRLPTVWTVYFATPDAQALARRVLAAGGQVVTAPMPVGGLGTAALATDPEGAVFGLWQPGTHPGFGRRHEPGTFGWAQLYARDTAAVNTFYGGLFHDALFGPDADPDFGRAPLTDVFPAQMPPHFLVHFRVADCEAALADVARLGGRVQAGPFEASYGTVGVVSDDQGASFAVLQR is encoded by the coding sequence ATGGCCGAAAACAGGGCATCTGCTCACCAAGAGGGGTACACGGAGGGCGTCCCGTGCTGGCTCGACGCCCAGCTCGCCGACGTGGCGGCGGGCAAGCGCTTCTACGGTGAGCTCTTCGGGTGGACGTTCGAGGAGTCGTACGGCGGCAGTGTCTGGGCGCTCTCCGAGGGCGAGCCGGTCGCCGCGCTCGCACAGAAGACGGACGGGCGGCTGCCCACCGTCTGGACGGTGTACTTCGCCACCCCGGACGCCCAGGCCCTCGCCCGCCGCGTCCTGGCGGCCGGCGGGCAGGTGGTGACCGCGCCGATGCCGGTGGGCGGGCTGGGGACCGCGGCGCTCGCCACCGACCCGGAGGGTGCCGTCTTCGGCCTGTGGCAGCCGGGCACGCACCCGGGCTTCGGCCGCCGCCACGAGCCGGGCACGTTCGGCTGGGCGCAGCTCTACGCCCGTGACACCGCCGCCGTGAACACCTTCTACGGCGGTCTCTTCCACGACGCCCTGTTCGGCCCGGACGCCGATCCCGACTTCGGCCGGGCCCCGCTCACCGACGTCTTCCCCGCCCAGATGCCGCCGCACTTCCTGGTCCACTTCCGGGTGGCGGACTGCGAGGCCGCGCTCGCGGACGTGGCCCGGCTGGGCGGCCGGGTGCAGGCGGGCCCCTTCGAGGCGTCGTACGGCACGGTGGGCGTCGTCAGCGACGACCAGGGGGCGTCGTTCGCGGTGCTCCAGCGCTGA